In Molothrus ater isolate BHLD 08-10-18 breed brown headed cowbird chromosome 21, BPBGC_Mater_1.1, whole genome shotgun sequence, a single genomic region encodes these proteins:
- the PHF12 gene encoding PHD finger protein 12 produces the protein MWEKMETKTIVYDLDTSGGLMEQIQALLAPPKSEDGEKKSRRPEKEPRRSGRATNHDSCDSCKEGGDLLCCDHCPAAFHLQCCNPPLSEEMLPPGEWMCHRCTVRRKKREQKKELGQVNGLVDKSGKRTTSPTSDADLLDRSSSSIRANAHARILERRASRPGTPTSNASTETPNSEQNDVDEDIIDVDDDSAIAEMDCGQPQLKRPFELLIAAAMERNPTQFQLPNELTCTTALPGTSKRRRKEETTGKNVKKAQHELDHNGLVPLPVKVCFTCNRSCRVAPLIQCDYCPLLFHMDCLEPPLTAMPLGRWMCPNHIEHVVLNQKNLTLSNRCRVFDRFQDTISQHVVKVDFLNRIHKKHPPNRRVLQSVKRKGLKVPDAIKSQYRLPPPLLAPAAIRDGELICNGIPEEPLQKHLLNTEHLASQTEQQEWLCSVVALQCSILKHLSAKQMTSLWDSEQTEKADIKPVIVADGSLANPYQAADKAPTPSLYSMSSCTSGITTQNSLSSSQSQQTLSQEDVNCSSCIDKSKKASSCGTSNGPTASDIKVNGPHFYGVSSESSAQLTDSQRLTGSGNTIPVLSHRQTWPRPLTPPASCGLLNHTIGTIVKTENVAGPVSCAQRGSAPVTSLPTSISSSCASLETTSTLQRKNVQTQIGPPLTAELRAGGSPLSATRALTPPQAAGDGISAVGSTNRFCSPAPPSDGKVSPSTLSIGSALTLPSSLTSNSAAMLDFTGSLKAFMDGEIEINMLDEQLIKFLALQRIHQLFPPKAQSLASSVNSHQQSPVGNHIEAQRKEVQARAVFYPLMGLGGAVNMCYRTLYIGTGADMDVCLTSYGHCNYVSGKHACIFYDENTKHYELLNYSEHGTTVDNVLYSCDFSEKMTPTPPSSIVAKVQSVIKRHKSRKQEEEAHEEAAVMNSQAQGQHRKPCNCKASSSSLIGGSGAGWEGTALLHHGSYIKLGCLQFVFSITEFATKQPKGDTALVQDMDLEEKLSLKPHQVPVLRSNSVP, from the exons CAACCCTCCACTCAGCGAGGAGATGCTGCCCCCGGGGGAGTGGATGTGCCACCGCTGCACCGTGCGCCGCAAG AAGCGAGAACAGAAGAAAGAGCTGGGGCAGGTAAATGGATTGGTGGACAAATCTGGGAAAAGGACCACCTCCCCCACCAGTGACGCAGACCTGTTGGACAGGTCTAGCAGCAGCATCAGGGCTAATGCGCATGCCAGGATCTTGGAAAGGAGAGCGAGCCGGCCTGGCACTCCCACATCCAATGCCAGCACCGAGACCCCCAACTCTGAACAGAATGATGTGGATGAGGACATAATTGACGTGGATGATGACTCTGCCATTGCAGAAATGGACtgtgggcagccccagctgaagCGACCCTTTGAGCTTCTTATTGCTGCTGCCATGGAAAGGAACCCAACGCAGTTCCAGCTGCCGAATGAACTGACCTGCACCACAGCACTTCCAG gtACTAGtaagaggaggagaaaggaagaaaccaCAGGAAAGAATGTCAAGAAAGCACAACACGAGTTAGACCACAATGGTTTGGTTCCCTTGCCGGTGAAGGTCTGCTTCACATGCAACAG GAGTTGCAGAGTGGCACCTCTAATCCAGTGTGATTATTGCCCACTCCTGTTCCACATGGATTGTCTGGAGCCACCGCTTACTGCCATGCCTCTGGGTAGATGGATGTGCCCAAATCACATAGAACACGTGGTG CTGAACCAGAAGAACTTGACCCTGAGTAATCGGTGCCGAGTATTTGACCGGTTCCAGGACACCATATCTCAGCACGTTGTCAAAGTGGATTTCTTAAACCGAATCCATAAGAAACACCCTCCGAATCGCAGAGTTCTTCAGTCAGTGAAGAGGAAAGGTCTGAAG GTTCCTGATGCTATAAAGTCCCAGTACCGGCTTCCACCCCCGTTACTCGCGCCTGCAGCAATTAGAGATGGCGAGCTGATCTGTAACGGGATCCCTGAGGAACCCTTGCAGAAGCACCTTTTGAACACTGAGCACTTAGCCAGCCAGACAGAACAACAGGAG tgGCTCTGTAGTGTTGTTGCGCTCCAGTGCAGCATATTGAAACATTTATCTGCTAAGCAGATGACTTCGCTTTGGGACTCTGAACAAACAGAGAAGGCTGATATTAAGCCTGTTATTGTGGCAGATGGCTCACTCGCCAACCCTTACCAGGCAGCTGACAAGGCACCCACACCTTCCCTCTATTCCATGTCATCCTGCACCTCAGGGATTACCACCCAGAATTCCTTGAGCTCCTCGCAATCCCAGCAGACTTTGTCACAGGAAGATGTTAACTGCAGCTCTTGTATAGATAAATCCAAGAAGGCTTCTTCTTGTGGGACTTCGAACGGGCCGACAGCCTCCGACATTAAAGTGAACGGGCCTCATTTCTACGGCGTTTCATCCGAATCCTCAGCACAGTTGACTGACTCCCAGAGGCTCACGGGCTCTGGGAACACAATCCCTGTTTTGTCTCATCGGCAAACGTGGCCTCGGCCCCTCACACCCCCAGCGAGTTGCGGACTTCTGAACCACACCATTGGAACCATTGTCAAAACAGAGAACGTAGCAGGGCCCGTTTCTTGTGCACAAAGGGGATCTGCGCCGGTCACGAGTTTGCCTACGTCCATCTCGAGCTCCTGCGCCAGCCTGGAGACCACCAGCACTTTGCAAAGGAAGAATGTGCAGACGCAGATCGGGCCGCCGCTGACGGCAGAGCTGCGGGCCGGGGGCTCCCCGCTCAGTGCCACCCGGGCTCTcacccctccccaggctgcaggagatggcATCTCAGCTGTTGGGTCCACAAACAGATTCTGTTCACCAGCACCACCTTCAG ATGGTAAGGTCAGTCCCAGCACCTTATCCATAGGAAGCGCTTTAACTCTACCCTCATCACTCACTTCAAACTCTGCAGCTATGTTGGACTTCACTGGTTCCCTGAAAGCATTTATGGACGGGG AGATTGAGATAAATATGCTGGATGAGCAGCTGATCAAGTTTCTGGCCTTGCAGAGAATACATCAGCTCTTTCCTCCCAAAGCTCAGTCTCTAGCAAGCAGTGTCAATTCCCATCAGCAATCTCCTGTGGGAAACCACATTGAAG CGCAAAGAAAGGAAGTGCAAGCCCGGGCGGTGTTCTATCCTCTGATGGGCCTGGGGGGTGCAGTCAATATGTGCTATCGAACCCTCTACATTGGGACAG GAGCTGATATGGATGTGTGCCTTACAAGCTATGGTCACTGTAACTATGTGTCTGGCAAACATGCCTGCATATTCTATGATGAG aATACAAAGCATTATGAGCTGTTGAACTACAGTGAGCATGGGACAACAGTGGACAATGTTCTGTATTCGTGTGACTTCTCGGAGAAGATGacacccactcctcccagcAGTATTGTTGCCAAAGTGCAGAGTGTGATAA aacgacataaaagcagaaaacaggaaGAGGAGGCGCACGAAGAAGCTGCTGTGATGAATTCACAGGCACAAGGGCAGCATCGAAAACCCTGTAACTGcaaagccagcagctccagtttgattgggggcagcggggctggctgggagggcaCGGCCCTGCTCCACCACGGCAGTTACATCAAGCTGGGCTGCCTGCAGTTCGTTTTCAGCATCACCGAATTTGCGACCAAACAGCCCAAGGGGGACACTGCCTTAGTACAAGATATGGACTTGGAGGAGAAGCTTTCTCTGAAACCCCACCAGGTGCCCGTGCTGCGGTCCAACTCAGTTCCCTAG